In Xiphophorus couchianus chromosome 8, X_couchianus-1.0, whole genome shotgun sequence, the following proteins share a genomic window:
- the pitpnm2 gene encoding membrane-associated phosphatidylinositol transfer protein 2 isoform X4 — protein MLIKEYRIPMPMSVEEYRIAQLYMIQKKSREESCGEGSGVEILENKPYEDGPGGSGQYTHKVYHIGKHIPSWFCAILPQAALRVEEESWNAYPYTRTRYTCPFVEKFSIDIETYYKPDTGNQADVFNLSSAEKRQRTVDPIDIVKDYIPPHEYLVEEDPKLYQSIKTRRGPLSEDWIEEINHNPGQTVVMCAYKLCKVEFRYWGMQSKIERFIHDVGLRKVMVRAHRQAWCWQDEWYGLTIEDIRQLELETQLALAKKMAQYSLNEEGEAETNGSSVSQDQEQAGESPGSAAEVEGSQGKLGDSLETRGELTKQWSTSSRSSNRSSKRGTSPSHHSISEWRMQSIARDSDDSTDDEFFDAHEDLSDNEDMFSQEITKWSSNDLMDKIETIEADEAQQAYQESSEEYSVTEDTQVEDCPSQQCPQPSKIHVLILVLHGGNILDTGSGEQNSKQGDVNTLSGAFETVMRVHYPAALGRLTVRMVPCPAVCVDAFSLVSNLSPYSYDESCLSSSQDHIPLAALPLLATSAPQYQDAVATVILRANQVYSDFIKSPEGAAFSGQVCVIGDCVGGILGFDALCSSSVTVSESQNSSRRGSTISVQDTELLSPGIIINSISPSSPSLEGSRHLSRSNIDIPRSSGPDDPKKQLPRKRSDSSTYELDTIKHHQAFLSSLHSSVLHGEPGSRRSSNSTMLEGGSLGKFDFEVTDFFLFGSPLGLVLALRKTVVPSLDVSALRPACQQVYNLFHPADPSASRLEPLLDKRFHLLPPFSIPRYQRFPLGDGHSALLVDTVHSNPQLLMESGGGPSQRCHDSPASETSILVPVLNSQTSLVHGDADTLQSPLYADGLCPTSTSPGVPHLRCSRRASEASLASQVSGLADSYTATNIATTNKSHSKRPSLLSQLPHSRLASRSATIRLHNKIRRVFPRANGVESEPSSDPSSDMTSDLTDVTSEITDLSSVPPSPRLLKNIEQVASRWWGSKRMDYALYCPDALTAFPTVALPHLFHASYWESTDVVSFLLRQVMRHENSSILELDGKEVSEFTPSKPREKWVRKRTHVKIRNVTANHRVNDAVFTEDGAQTVTGRFMYGPLDMVTLTGEKIDIHIMTQPPSGEWVYFDTELTNSSGRVSYVIPAKKRLGIGVYPVKMVVRGDHTFADSYLTVVPKGTEFVVFSIDGSFAASVSIMGSDPKVRAGAVDVVRYWQDLGYLIVYVTGRPDMQKQRVVAWLSQHNFPHGVVSFCDGLVHDPLRHKANFLKCLISEAHMRIFAAYGSTKDISVYSSVGLPPSQIYIVGRPTKKMQHQCQFIPDGYASHLSQLEYNQRSRPAKSTSTRMVLRKSSFALGAAGGDFLRKRNHIFRTISSQQPGGSGSGSQPVRTERTLSQCEGECERSFATATQRSMSIAAGCWGRGNKEGPK, from the exons aagaagagcagagaggagagctGCGGTGAGGGCAGCGGCGTGGAGATCCTGGAGAACAAGCCTTACGAGGACGGCCCGGGAGGGTCGGGTCAGTACACTCACAAGGTCTATCACATCGGCAAACACATCCCGTCCTGGTTCTGTGCCATCCTCCCTCAAGCCGCCCTTCGTGTGGAGGAGGAGTCCTGGAATGCTTACCCATATACGCGAACCCG GTATACTTGTCCATTTGTTGAGAAATTCTCCATAGACATCGAGACGTATTACAAACCAGACACTGGAAATCAAGCAGATGTCTTCAATCTATCCTCCGCtgaaaagagacagaggacTGTCG ACCCTATAGACATCGTCAAGGACTACATCCCTCCCCACGAATACCTGGTGGAAGAAGACCCCAAGCTGTACCAGTCAATCAAAACCAGACGGGGCCCGCTGTCAGAGGACTGGATCGAGGAGATCAACCACAACCCTGGTCAGACCGTCGTCATGTGCGCCTACAAGCTCTGCAAGGTGGAGTTCAGATACTGGGGCATGCAGTCCAAGATCGAGCGCTTCATACACGACGTAG GTCTCCGCAAAGTGATGGTCCGAGCCCACCGGCAGGCGTGGTGCTGGCAGGATGAGTGGTACGGTCTCACCATCGAGGACATCAGGCAGCTGGAGCTGGAAACCCAGTTAGCTTTAGCCAAGAAGATGGCGCAGTACAGCCTGAATGAGGAAGGGGAAGCAGAGACCAATGGCTCCTCTGTTAGCCAAGATCAGGAACAGGCGGGAGAGAGCCCGGGGTCAGCTGCAGAGGTCGAGGGAAGTCAAGGAAAGCTTGGAGATTCTCTAGAGACGCGAGGGGAGCTCACCAAGCAGTGGTCCACCTCTTCCAGATCATCCAACAGGTCATCAAAGAGAGGAA CAAGTCCGTCTCACCACAGCATTTCAGAGTGGAGGATGCAGAGCATTGCCCGGGACTCTGACGACAGCACTGACGACGAGTTCTTTGATGCCCACG AGGACCTGTCGGATAACGAGGACATGTTCTCCCAGGAAATCACCAAGTGGAGCTCTAATGACCTCATGGACAAGATCGAGACAATAGAAGCGGATGAAGCACAAC AAGCGTATCAGGAGTCGAGTGAGGAGTACAGCGTCACTGAGGACACCCAGGTGGAG GACTGTCCGTCCCAGCAGTGTCCCCAGCCGTCCAAAATCCACGTCCTCATTCTGGTCCTGCATGGTGGTAACATACTGGACACCGGCTCTG GCGAACAGAACAGCAAGCAGGGAGACGTGAACACTCTCAGTGGGGCTTTTGAGACCGTGATGAGGGTCCACTACCCTGCAGCGCTCGGACGCCTCACCGTCCGGATGGTCCCCTGTCCTGCTGTTTGCGTCGATGCTTTCTCACTCGTCTCCAA TCTGAGTCCGTACAGCTACGATGAGAGCTGTCTGTCCAGCAGTCAGGACCACATCCCGCTCGCCGCTCTGCCTCTCCTGGCTACGTCTGCGCCGCAGTACCAGGACGCCGTGGCAACGGTCATCCTCAGAGCCAATCAGGTTTACAGTGACTTCATCAAGTCTCCAGAAGGAGCTGCTTTCAGCGGCCAG gtgTGCGTCATTGGGGACTGTGTGGGAGGGATCCTGGGCTTCGACGcgctctgcagcagctctgtgaCAGTCTCAGAAAGCCAGAACAGCAGCAGGCGGGGCAGCACCATCAGTGTCCAG GACACAGAACTTCTCTCTCCCGGTATTATCATAAACAGCATCTCCCCGTCGTCGCCGTCCCTCGAAGGCAGCCGCCACCTGAGCCGCAGCAACATCGACATCCCGCGCAGCTCGGGGCCCGACGACCCCAAGAAGCAGCTGCCGCGCAAGCGCAGCGACTCCTCCACCTACGAGCTGGACACCATCAAGCACCACCAGGCCTTCCTCTCCAG TCTGCACTCCAGCGTTCTCCACGGGGAGCCCGGGTCACGGCGCTCCAGCAACAGCACCATGCTGGAGGGCGGCTCCCTGGGGAAGTTCGACTTCGAGGTGACCGACTTCTTCCTGTTCGGCTCTCCTCTGGGGCTGGTGCTGGCGCTGAGGAAGACCGTGGTCCCCTCCTTAGACG TGTCCGCCCTGCGTCCAGCCTGTCAGCAGGTCTACAACCTGTTCCACCCGGCCGACCCgtccgcctcccgcctggagcCGCTCCTGGACAAGAGGTTCCACCTGCTGCCCCCCTTCAGCATCCCCCGCTACCAGCGCTTCCCTCTGGGGGACGGACACTCGGCTCTGTTAG TGGACACCGTTCACAGTAACCCACAGCTGCTGATGGAGTCCGGCGGCGGGCCGTCCCAGCGTTGCCATGACAGCCCCGCCAGCGAGACGTCCATCCTGGTTCCGGTCCTGAACTCTCAGACCTCTCTGGTCCATGGCGACG CTGACACTCTTCAGTCTCCTCTGTATGCTGATGGTCTGTGTCCGACCTCCACATCGCCGGGGGTCCCCCACCTCCGCTGCAGCCGCAGGGCCAGCGAGGCCAGCCTGGCCAGTCAGGTGTCAGGCCTGGCCGACTCCTACACAGCCACCAACATCGCCACCA CAAACAAAAGCCACTCTAAGAGGCCCAGCCTGCTGTCGCAGCTGCCGCACAGTAGACTCGCCTCTCGGAGCGCGACTATTCGCTTGCACAACAAAATCCGCCGGGTGTTCCCGAGAGCCAACGGCGTGGAGTCTGAGCCGAGCTCAGACCCAAGCTCTgacatgacctctgacctcactGATGTCACATCTGAAATCACAGACCTCAGCTCGGTGCCCCCGTCGCCCAGGCTGCTGAAGAACATAGAGCAAG TTGCGTCGCGGTGGTGGGGCAGTAAGCGCATGGACTACGCTCTGTACTGTCCCGACGCTCTGACGGCGTTCCCCACCGTGGCTCTGCCGCATCTCTTCCACGCCTCCTACTGGGAGTCCACAGACGTTGTCTCATTCCTTCTCAGACAG GTTATGAGACATGAGAACTCGAGCATTTTGGAGCTGGACGGTAAAGAAGTGTCTGAGTTCACGCCCTCCAAACCTCGGGAGAAATGGGTTCGCAAGAGGACGCACGTAAAAATACGA AACGTGACGGCTAACCACCGCGTGAACGACGCCGTCTTCACGGAGGACGGAGCGCAGACAGTGACGGGACGCTTCATGTACGGACCTCTGGACATGGTCACTCTCACCGGGGAAAAG ATCGACATCCACATCATGACCCAGCCTCCGTCTGGGGAGTGGGTCTACTTTGACACGGAGCTCACCAACAGCAGCGGACGCGTCTCTTACGTCATCCCAGCTAAGAAGCGACTGGGCATCGGGGTGTATCCTGTCAAAATGGTGGTCAG AGGCGATCACACGTTTGCAGACAGTTATCTCACCGTCGTACCCAAAGGGACAGAATTTGTCGTTTTCAGCATCGACGGCTCATTTGCTGCCAGCGTGTCTATAATGGGAAGCGACCCCAAGGTTCGGGCTGGAGCCGTGGATGTGGTGAG GTACTGGCAGGACCTGGGCTACCTGATCGTGTACGTGACGGGTCGGCCCGACATGCAGAAGCAGCGTGTGGTGGCCTGGCTCTCCCAGCACAACTTCCCTCACGGCGTGGTGTCCTTCTGCGACGGCCTCGTTCACGACCCTCTCAGACACAAGGCCAACTTCCTCAAATGTCTCATCAGTGAG GCCCACATGAGGATCTTTGCTGCCTACGGCTCCACCAAGGACATCTCCGTGTACTCGTCCGTCGGCCTGCCCCCGTCTCAGATCTACATCGTAGGAAGACCAACGAAGAAGATGCAGCACCAGTGCCAG TTCATCCCAGACGGCTACGCGTCCCACCTGTCCCAGCTCGAGTACAACCAAAGGTCTCGGCCGGCCAAGTCCACCTCCACCCGCATGGTCCTGAGGAAGAGCAGCTTCGCCCTGGGGGCGGCCGGAGGGGACTTCCTGCGCAAGCGCAACCACATCTTCCGTACCATCTCCTCCCAGCAGCCAGGGGGCTCCGGCTCCGGCAGCCAGCCGGTACGGACCGAGCGCACGCTGAGCCAGTGCGAAGGAGAGTGCGAGCGCTCGTTCGCCACCGCAACCCAGAGGAGCATGAGCATAGCGGCGGGTTGCTGGGGCCGCGGCAACAAGGAGGGCCCCAAGTGA
- the pitpnm2 gene encoding membrane-associated phosphatidylinositol transfer protein 2 isoform X2 produces the protein MLIKEYRIPMPMSVEEYRIAQLYMIQKKSREESCGEGSGVEILENKPYEDGPGGSGQYTHKVYHIGKHIPSWFCAILPQAALRVEEESWNAYPYTRTRYTCPFVEKFSIDIETYYKPDTGNQADVFNLSSAEKRQRTVDPIDIVKDYIPPHEYLVEEDPKLYQSIKTRRGPLSEDWIEEINHNPGQTVVMCAYKLCKVEFRYWGMQSKIERFIHDVGLRKVMVRAHRQAWCWQDEWYGLTIEDIRQLELETQLALAKKMAQYSLNEEGEAETNGSSVSQDQEQAGESPGSAAEVEGSQGKLGDSLETRGELTKQWSTSSRSSNRSSKRGTSPSHHSISEWRMQSIARDSDDSTDDEFFDAHEDLSDNEDMFSQEITKWSSNDLMDKIETIEADEAQQAYQESSEEYSVTEDTQVEDCPSQQCPQPSKIHVLILVLHGGNILDTGSGEQNSKQGDVNTLSGAFETVMRVHYPAALGRLTVRMVPCPAVCVDAFSLVSNLSPYSYDESCLSSSQDHIPLAALPLLATSAPQYQDAVATVILRANQVYSDFIKSPEGAAFSGQVCVIGDCVGGILGFDALCSSSVTVSESQNSSRRGSTISVQDTELLSPGIIINSISPSSPSLEGSRHLSRSNIDIPRSSGPDDPKKQLPRKRSDSSTYELDTIKHHQAFLSSLHSSVLHGEPGSRRSSNSTMLEGGSLGKFDFEVTDFFLFGSPLGLVLALRKTVVPSLDVSALRPACQQVYNLFHPADPSASRLEPLLDKRFHLLPPFSIPRYQRFPLGDGHSALLVDTVHSNPQLLMESGGGPSQRCHDSPASETSILVPVLNSQTSLVHGDADTLQSPLYADGLCPTSTSPGVPHLRCSRRASEASLASQVSGLADSYTATNIATIASRWWGSKRMDYALYCPDALTAFPTVALPHLFHASYWESTDVVSFLLRQVMRHENSSILELDGKEVSEFTPSKPREKWVRKRTHVKIRNVTANHRVNDAVFTEDGAQTVTGRFMYGPLDMVTLTGEKIDIHIMTQPPSGEWVYFDTELTNSSGRVSYVIPAKKRLGIGVYPVKMVVRGDHTFADSYLTVVPKGTEFVVFSIDGSFAASVSIMGSDPKVRAGAVDVVRYWQDLGYLIVYVTGRPDMQKQRVVAWLSQHNFPHGVVSFCDGLVHDPLRHKANFLKCLISEAHMRIFAAYGSTKDISVYSSVGLPPSQIYIVGRPTKKMQHQCQFIPDGYASHLSQLEYNQRSRPAKSTSTRMVLRKSSFALGAAGGDFLRKRNHIFRTISSQQPGGSGSGSQPVRTERTLSQCEGECERSFATATQRSMSIAAGCWGRGNKEGPK, from the exons aagaagagcagagaggagagctGCGGTGAGGGCAGCGGCGTGGAGATCCTGGAGAACAAGCCTTACGAGGACGGCCCGGGAGGGTCGGGTCAGTACACTCACAAGGTCTATCACATCGGCAAACACATCCCGTCCTGGTTCTGTGCCATCCTCCCTCAAGCCGCCCTTCGTGTGGAGGAGGAGTCCTGGAATGCTTACCCATATACGCGAACCCG GTATACTTGTCCATTTGTTGAGAAATTCTCCATAGACATCGAGACGTATTACAAACCAGACACTGGAAATCAAGCAGATGTCTTCAATCTATCCTCCGCtgaaaagagacagaggacTGTCG ACCCTATAGACATCGTCAAGGACTACATCCCTCCCCACGAATACCTGGTGGAAGAAGACCCCAAGCTGTACCAGTCAATCAAAACCAGACGGGGCCCGCTGTCAGAGGACTGGATCGAGGAGATCAACCACAACCCTGGTCAGACCGTCGTCATGTGCGCCTACAAGCTCTGCAAGGTGGAGTTCAGATACTGGGGCATGCAGTCCAAGATCGAGCGCTTCATACACGACGTAG GTCTCCGCAAAGTGATGGTCCGAGCCCACCGGCAGGCGTGGTGCTGGCAGGATGAGTGGTACGGTCTCACCATCGAGGACATCAGGCAGCTGGAGCTGGAAACCCAGTTAGCTTTAGCCAAGAAGATGGCGCAGTACAGCCTGAATGAGGAAGGGGAAGCAGAGACCAATGGCTCCTCTGTTAGCCAAGATCAGGAACAGGCGGGAGAGAGCCCGGGGTCAGCTGCAGAGGTCGAGGGAAGTCAAGGAAAGCTTGGAGATTCTCTAGAGACGCGAGGGGAGCTCACCAAGCAGTGGTCCACCTCTTCCAGATCATCCAACAGGTCATCAAAGAGAGGAA CAAGTCCGTCTCACCACAGCATTTCAGAGTGGAGGATGCAGAGCATTGCCCGGGACTCTGACGACAGCACTGACGACGAGTTCTTTGATGCCCACG AGGACCTGTCGGATAACGAGGACATGTTCTCCCAGGAAATCACCAAGTGGAGCTCTAATGACCTCATGGACAAGATCGAGACAATAGAAGCGGATGAAGCACAAC AAGCGTATCAGGAGTCGAGTGAGGAGTACAGCGTCACTGAGGACACCCAGGTGGAG GACTGTCCGTCCCAGCAGTGTCCCCAGCCGTCCAAAATCCACGTCCTCATTCTGGTCCTGCATGGTGGTAACATACTGGACACCGGCTCTG GCGAACAGAACAGCAAGCAGGGAGACGTGAACACTCTCAGTGGGGCTTTTGAGACCGTGATGAGGGTCCACTACCCTGCAGCGCTCGGACGCCTCACCGTCCGGATGGTCCCCTGTCCTGCTGTTTGCGTCGATGCTTTCTCACTCGTCTCCAA TCTGAGTCCGTACAGCTACGATGAGAGCTGTCTGTCCAGCAGTCAGGACCACATCCCGCTCGCCGCTCTGCCTCTCCTGGCTACGTCTGCGCCGCAGTACCAGGACGCCGTGGCAACGGTCATCCTCAGAGCCAATCAGGTTTACAGTGACTTCATCAAGTCTCCAGAAGGAGCTGCTTTCAGCGGCCAG gtgTGCGTCATTGGGGACTGTGTGGGAGGGATCCTGGGCTTCGACGcgctctgcagcagctctgtgaCAGTCTCAGAAAGCCAGAACAGCAGCAGGCGGGGCAGCACCATCAGTGTCCAG GACACAGAACTTCTCTCTCCCGGTATTATCATAAACAGCATCTCCCCGTCGTCGCCGTCCCTCGAAGGCAGCCGCCACCTGAGCCGCAGCAACATCGACATCCCGCGCAGCTCGGGGCCCGACGACCCCAAGAAGCAGCTGCCGCGCAAGCGCAGCGACTCCTCCACCTACGAGCTGGACACCATCAAGCACCACCAGGCCTTCCTCTCCAG TCTGCACTCCAGCGTTCTCCACGGGGAGCCCGGGTCACGGCGCTCCAGCAACAGCACCATGCTGGAGGGCGGCTCCCTGGGGAAGTTCGACTTCGAGGTGACCGACTTCTTCCTGTTCGGCTCTCCTCTGGGGCTGGTGCTGGCGCTGAGGAAGACCGTGGTCCCCTCCTTAGACG TGTCCGCCCTGCGTCCAGCCTGTCAGCAGGTCTACAACCTGTTCCACCCGGCCGACCCgtccgcctcccgcctggagcCGCTCCTGGACAAGAGGTTCCACCTGCTGCCCCCCTTCAGCATCCCCCGCTACCAGCGCTTCCCTCTGGGGGACGGACACTCGGCTCTGTTAG TGGACACCGTTCACAGTAACCCACAGCTGCTGATGGAGTCCGGCGGCGGGCCGTCCCAGCGTTGCCATGACAGCCCCGCCAGCGAGACGTCCATCCTGGTTCCGGTCCTGAACTCTCAGACCTCTCTGGTCCATGGCGACG CTGACACTCTTCAGTCTCCTCTGTATGCTGATGGTCTGTGTCCGACCTCCACATCGCCGGGGGTCCCCCACCTCCGCTGCAGCCGCAGGGCCAGCGAGGCCAGCCTGGCCAGTCAGGTGTCAGGCCTGGCCGACTCCTACACAGCCACCAACATCGCCACCA TTGCGTCGCGGTGGTGGGGCAGTAAGCGCATGGACTACGCTCTGTACTGTCCCGACGCTCTGACGGCGTTCCCCACCGTGGCTCTGCCGCATCTCTTCCACGCCTCCTACTGGGAGTCCACAGACGTTGTCTCATTCCTTCTCAGACAG GTTATGAGACATGAGAACTCGAGCATTTTGGAGCTGGACGGTAAAGAAGTGTCTGAGTTCACGCCCTCCAAACCTCGGGAGAAATGGGTTCGCAAGAGGACGCACGTAAAAATACGA AACGTGACGGCTAACCACCGCGTGAACGACGCCGTCTTCACGGAGGACGGAGCGCAGACAGTGACGGGACGCTTCATGTACGGACCTCTGGACATGGTCACTCTCACCGGGGAAAAG ATCGACATCCACATCATGACCCAGCCTCCGTCTGGGGAGTGGGTCTACTTTGACACGGAGCTCACCAACAGCAGCGGACGCGTCTCTTACGTCATCCCAGCTAAGAAGCGACTGGGCATCGGGGTGTATCCTGTCAAAATGGTGGTCAG AGGCGATCACACGTTTGCAGACAGTTATCTCACCGTCGTACCCAAAGGGACAGAATTTGTCGTTTTCAGCATCGACGGCTCATTTGCTGCCAGCGTGTCTATAATGGGAAGCGACCCCAAGGTTCGGGCTGGAGCCGTGGATGTGGTGAG GTACTGGCAGGACCTGGGCTACCTGATCGTGTACGTGACGGGTCGGCCCGACATGCAGAAGCAGCGTGTGGTGGCCTGGCTCTCCCAGCACAACTTCCCTCACGGCGTGGTGTCCTTCTGCGACGGCCTCGTTCACGACCCTCTCAGACACAAGGCCAACTTCCTCAAATGTCTCATCAGTGAG GCCCACATGAGGATCTTTGCTGCCTACGGCTCCACCAAGGACATCTCCGTGTACTCGTCCGTCGGCCTGCCCCCGTCTCAGATCTACATCGTAGGAAGACCAACGAAGAAGATGCAGCACCAGTGCCAG TTCATCCCAGACGGCTACGCGTCCCACCTGTCCCAGCTCGAGTACAACCAAAGGTCTCGGCCGGCCAAGTCCACCTCCACCCGCATGGTCCTGAGGAAGAGCAGCTTCGCCCTGGGGGCGGCCGGAGGGGACTTCCTGCGCAAGCGCAACCACATCTTCCGTACCATCTCCTCCCAGCAGCCAGGGGGCTCCGGCTCCGGCAGCCAGCCGGTACGGACCGAGCGCACGCTGAGCCAGTGCGAAGGAGAGTGCGAGCGCTCGTTCGCCACCGCAACCCAGAGGAGCATGAGCATAGCGGCGGGTTGCTGGGGCCGCGGCAACAAGGAGGGCCCCAAGTGA